A window from Ignavibacteriota bacterium encodes these proteins:
- a CDS encoding CoA-binding protein, with the protein MKTMSESCEILKNSKTIAVVGISSNSFRTSRNIADYLRRNGYDVVGVNPNKTFSNADGIKVYNSLKEIPHKIDIVNVFRKSEDIPQIIEDVNEINPKVLWLQLGIRNDEAVKSSIEKGITVIQDSCIKVEHSYCF; encoded by the coding sequence ATGAAAACAATGAGCGAGTCTTGTGAAATATTGAAAAATTCTAAAACAATTGCTGTTGTTGGAATTTCAAGCAATTCGTTTAGAACTAGCAGAAATATTGCCGATTACCTTCGACGTAACGGTTATGATGTTGTTGGAGTAAATCCTAATAAAACTTTTTCCAATGCAGATGGAATAAAAGTTTATAATTCATTAAAAGAAATTCCGCACAAAATTGATATTGTAAATGTTTTCAGAAAATCTGAAGATATTCCTCAAATTATTGAAGATGTGAATGAAATAAATCCAAAAGTTCTTTGGCTTCAATTGGGAATTAGAAATGATGAGGCAGTAAAAAGTTCTATTGAAAAGGGAATAACTGTTATTCAAGATTCATGTATAAAAGTTGAACATTCTTATTGTTTCTGA